The nucleotide window GGTCGTCCTTATAGATACAGTGAAGGGTGCATTCTTCTCTGCTTTTCTCGATAAGATCAAGTCTCTGCTACCTGAGGGGAAGAAAGTTGATTATCTTGTCGTCAATCATATGGAGCCAGATCACTCCGGTTCGATTAAGGTTTTGAGAGAGGCCTTTCCTGACCTAAAGGTGATCGGAAATGAAAAGACGATAGAAATGCTCCATGCATTCTATGATGTCACAGATAATTTGATCGCAGTCAAGGATGGTGAGGAGCTCGAAATTGGTTCAAAAACTCTGCGGTTCTACATGACACCAATGGTTCACTGGCCAGAAACCATGATGACATATGAAGAATCCTCTGGAGCCCTCTTCTCCGGAGATGCCTTTGGAGGTTTCGGTGCACTTAACGGAGGGATTTTCGACGACGAAGTTGATGTAGATTTCTTTGAGGATGAAGTTCTCAGATATTTCTCAAACATTGTCGGCAGATACAGCTCTATGGTTCAAAAGGCGTTTGAGAGACTATCGGGTGTAGATATAAAGATCATCTGCGCCACTCATGGGCCAGTTTGGAGAAGGAACCCTTCCAGGATTATTGATCTTTATGATCGCTGGAGCAAGCAGGAAACGGAACAGGGAGTCGTTTTGGTTTATGGTTCAATGTACGGTAATACGCAGAAAATGATGGAAGCTGTCTCTTCAGGTCTTGTTAAGGGTGGTGTTGACAAGATCAGGGTTCACAACATATCGACGACGCACATATCTTTCATTATCAGAGATATCTGGAGGTTCAGAGGGCTGGTAATGGGAAGTTGCACTTACAACATGGAGCTGTTCCCTCCGATGAAGCAGCTGATTAGCGCGATAGAGAACAGGATGATGAGGAACCGCAAGATAGGTGTTTTCGGTTCCTATACCTGGAGTGGCGGAGCCCTGAAAGAGCTTCAGCAGTTCGCTTCGAGATCAAAGTGCGATCAAGTGGGACCCGTGATAGAAGCAAAAAGCTGTCCAACGCAAGAGGATCTCGACAAGTGTGTTGAACTGGGTCTGAACATGGCAGCGGCGATAAGGTCATAAACTAGTGCCTGTCTCTTCTGCAAAATCGATTGGTAAGCATTTTGCGAGAATTGTGATTGGCACAGATAATTGAGAGATCTAATTCAACTGAATAGCTCATTTATGAAGATTTCAGAAGGAACGACAAGGAGCCTCTCAAGTGGTAGAGGCTCATTCCTTTCTTCTTAGTTGCTCCTGCCATTTGCCGCACCGGTCGCCCCAAACTGCTATTATTTCTCCGTCGGCTTTCACGTTGATTCGCAGCTGTTCGAACAACCGTTGCAGATGAAACTTGAAGGGCGGAAGTCGAGATTCAAGTAGTCGAAACCCTTGAAGGACGTCTCTTCGGACTTTCTCTCGATCTCCTGGCGCGCAAGAATCGCGCCGCCAATGGCTCCCATGACTTCGTAGTTCTCAGGAACTACTACTTTTCGTGGCCGACTGCCTCTTCAAATGCCTTCTTTATTCCCTTGTTAGCTGCCACTCCGCCCTGAAAAACAAAAGGCGGCTCAAGTTTCTTACCTCGTCCGAGATTGTTTATGTAGTTCCTGACAAGTGCTTTGCACAAACCCCATATAATGTCGGACTTAGAGAAACCGTACTGTTGTTTCGCTATCATATCTGACTCCGCAAAAACTGTGCATCGCCCTGCTATCCTAACTTCTGTCGTAGCCTGAAGGGCGAGATCGCCAAACCTCTCTATGGGGACTCAGAGCCTTTCTGACTGATGATCAAGGAAGGAACCGGTTCCTGCCGCACATACAGTGTTCATGGCAAAGTCGGTTACCATACCTTCTCTTATCGGTATTATTTTCGAATCCTGGCCTCCTATCTCAAAGATCGTCCTCACATTTCCGATTTCCCTAGAGGCAGCGACGCCGTGAGCAGTTATCTCGTTCTTTACGATATCGGCACCTAGAAGGACTCCTGCGAGCTGTCTGCCACTTCCGGTAGTTCCTACTCCCATGACAAGCGGCTCATTCAGTTCCTCCCTAAGCTTCGCGAAACCCAGCTTAACGGCGTCCATAGGTTGGCCGTTGGTTCTGACGTAATACTTGAAAACTATATCGCCGCTTTCGGAAAGCGCCACTATGTTGGTACTCACCGAACCGACATCTACTCCAGCAAGAATCTCCACAGAAATCGCTTCACTTGTTAGCGGCAATGCGTTTGAGCTTAGAGTTTCTAATAAGATCGACAAAAGCCTCTATTCTCGTCACTTCTGGAGACCCCAAGTTTACCGGCAATGGGATAAATCAACTTTGGTGAAGTGATGTC belongs to Mesotoga sp. Brook.08.105.5.1 and includes:
- a CDS encoding FprA family A-type flavoprotein, which produces MSDTVRIAEGIHWIGVNDFETHLFEALWPLPRGVSYNSYILIDDKVVLIDTVKGAFFSAFLDKIKSLLPEGKKVDYLVVNHMEPDHSGSIKVLREAFPDLKVIGNEKTIEMLHAFYDVTDNLIAVKDGEELEIGSKTLRFYMTPMVHWPETMMTYEESSGALFSGDAFGGFGALNGGIFDDEVDVDFFEDEVLRYFSNIVGRYSSMVQKAFERLSGVDIKIICATHGPVWRRNPSRIIDLYDRWSKQETEQGVVLVYGSMYGNTQKMMEAVSSGLVKGGVDKIRVHNISTTHISFIIRDIWRFRGLVMGSCTYNMELFPPMKQLISAIENRMMRNRKIGVFGSYTWSGGALKELQQFASRSKCDQVGPVIEAKSCPTQEDLDKCVELGLNMAAAIRS